DNA from Actinoplanes sp. SE50/110:
CGGATGTCCAGATCGACGCCGGGCGCGGCGAACACCGGCACCCCGTCGTACGCCACCTGCAGATTTTCGCCGTGGAAGACGGTGCGCCCGGCCGGGACGGTGGTGTCCGGCAACTCCACGACGATCCTGTCGTCCTGCTTCGCCGCGCGCGACGCCTGGTCGAGACGGGCCCTGGCGTCGCCGACCCGGTTCGCGTGCGTCTCGTTCGCCTTCGCCGCCGACACCTGCGCATCCCGTTTCAGGCCACCGGCCACGATCCGGGCCAGCCCGGCGTCGCCCAGGGTGCGCGCCGCGGTCGACGCGCGCCGCGCGGCCCGCTCCCGGGCCTGCTGCATCTCGCGTTTCTGCCGTTTGAGGTCCTGCTCGGCAGTGCGGACCTGGCGCTCGGCGACCTCCCGTTCGGATCGGACGGCCGCGGAGTACGCGGTGAAGTCCCCGCCATACCACCGGATCTCACCGTGGTCGAGGGCCGCGATCCGGTCCATCCCGTCGAGCAGCGCCCGGTCGTGACTGACCACCAGCAGCGTGCCGGACCAGCCGCGCAGCACCGCGGTGAGGCGGTCCCGGGCCGGGCCGTCCAGATTGTTGGTCGGCTCGTCGAGCAGCAGCACGTCGGGCCGTTTCAGCAGCTGGGCGGCGAGCCCGAGGGAGACCACCTGGCCGCCGCTGAGGGTGGCCAGCCGCCGGCCCAGCCCGATCCCGCCGAGCCCGAGCCGGTCCAGCTCGGCGCGGGTGCGCTCCTCGATGTCCCAGTCGGTACCGACGGTGGTGAAATGCTCCTCGGCGGCATCGCCGGCCTCGATGGCGTGCAGCGCGGCCAGGATCCGGTCGACCCCGAGCACCTCGGCGACGCTCCGCTCCGCGGCGAACGGCAGATGCTGCGGCAGATAGCCGAGCACGCCGTCGACCACGACGCTGCCGCCGGTCGGTCGCAGCTCGCCGCTGATCAGCCGCAACAGGGTGCTCTTGCCGGATCCGTTCGCCGCCACCAGACCGGTGCGCCCGGGCGGCACCGCGAGGGTCAGATCGTCGAAGACCGGGGTGTCATCCGGCCAGGAAAAGGACAGATTGGTGCACGTCAAGGACATGAAAGGACCTCAGGGGGTACGAAGGGGTCACGCTGATCACGACATGGGGGAGCGGGGTGTCACCCCGAGATGTCGTCATCCGCTGACACGACTGCTCCGTTCCTCGACCGGCACCGAGCTTAGCTCGCCCCGACCGCGGCCTCATCCGCATAATGTCCGCGGGCGGCGGTCGCGGCACGGCGTACCCACATGATCGCCGTGGTCCTCATGCTTCTCGATCATCGAAGCGGAGGGTCGGCGGCCGGAGCCAGCACGATGTCGAAGCGGACCCGGCTCCACGGGCGATCACCGAGGTCGCGGCCGTCCGGAAGGCGATCGCGGCGCGCCACTCGTCCTCGGTCAGCCGCACGTCGCGGACGAAGGCGTGCAGGTGCCGGGTGAGCGACCGCATCACCTCGCGCAGCCGCGGGTCGGGAGTGTCCGCGAAGGACGCCACCACCCGGTCGGTCAACTCCTGCTCGGCGTCCATACCCCGGACCTTAACGCCATCCGATCCCGGTGCACCGGGTCACGATCTCGGCGACCTGCCGCACCGCGGGGGAGGTCTCCCCGGAACGGGTGGCCAGGGCCAGGTCGATGGTCGGCGCCTGATCCAGCGGAAGGTAGACGACGCCCTCCAGGGCCAGGCTGCGGACCGCCTCCGGGACGAGGGCGACGCCGAGGCCCGCCGCGACGAAGACGACCAGGGTGGCGGTCTCGCCGACCTCCATGATCGAGGACGGGCGGAAGCCGGCGGCGGCGCAGGCGGTGAGGACGTGCTCGTGCATGGACGAGCGGTGGCCGGAGAAGTGCATGACGAAGGGGTCGGGGGCGAGGTCGGACAGGTGGATGCGGGGCTGGTCGGCAAGGTCGTGCCAGTCGGGGAGGACGGCGACCAGCCGTTCGGTGCGCAGCACCCGGATGTCGGCGCCCGGGGATTCCGTGCGCGGCGTGGTCGGGTTGTCCGGGCGCGTTTCCGTGCGCGGCGTGGTCAGGCTGTCCGGGCGCAGGACGATGAGGTCGTAGGTGCCGTCCAGCAGACCGTCGAGCAGTGCCGGGCTGAGCAGCTCGCCGTGCAGCTCCAGGCGGACCTCCGGGAGCAGACGGCGGACCTCCCGGGCGGCCAGCGGCAGCAGCTCGTACGTCGCGGTGCCGATGAAGCCGACCGACACCCGTCCGGCCTGGCCGGAGGCGACCATCGCCATGTCGGTGGCGGCCCGGTCGACCGACCCCAGCACGGTCCGGGCGTGCTCGGCGAAGCGCAGCCCGGCCTCGGTCAGCTCGACCCGCCGGGTGGTGCGGCTGACCAGCTCCACCCCGAACTCCCGCTCCAGCTGCTTGACCTGCTGGGACAGGGCCGGCTGGGCGATGTGCAGGCGCTCGGCGGCCCGGCCGAAGTGCCGCTCCTCGGCGAGCGCGGCGAAGGAGCGCAGGTGCCGGAGTTCCATGCATTCAGGTTATCAATCGTGCGTGATTCAGTATTGGCCTCAATCGGTGCGGGCGGCCTAGGTTGAGAGGCATGAACTCCGCCTACCTGTACGCCGCGGCCCGGACCCCGTTCGGCCGGTTCGGCGGCGCCCTCGCCGACGCCCGTCCCGACGATCTCGCCGCGGCCGCCCTGAGCGGCGTGCTGGCCAAGGCCCCCGGCCTGGACCCGGCCGGGATCGGCGACGTGGTGTGGGGTTGTGCGAACCAGGCCGGCGAGGACAACCGTAACGTCGGCCGGATGGCCGTGCTCCTCGCCGGCCTGCCCGTCTCGGTGCCGGCCACCACGGTCAACCGGCTGTGCGGCTCCTCGCTGGACGCCGCGATCATCGCCTCCCGGACCATCGAGTCCGGCGACGCCGACGTCGTGGTGGCCGGCGGCGCCGAATCGATGACCCGGGCCCCCTGGGTGCTGCCCAAACCGTCCAGAGCGTTCCCGGCGGGCAACGTGACCGCGGTGTCCACCACGCTCGGCTGGCGGCTGATCAACGAGCGGATGCCCCAGGAGTGGACCATCTCGCTGGGCGAGTGCAACGAGCAGCTGGGCGACAAGTTCGGCATCTCCCGCGAGCGGCAGGACGAGTTCGCGGCCCGCTCGCACCGCCTGGCCGACGCCGCCTGGGCCGCCGGCTTCTACGACGACCTGGTCGTCCCGCACCCCGCTCTCACCCGCGACGAGGGCATCCGGCCCGGCTCGTCGGCGGCCACCCTCGCCGGGCTCAAGCCGTCGTTCCGGCCGGACGGCACGATCACCGCGGGCAACGCGTCGCCGCTCAACGACGGCGCCTCGGCCGTGCTGCTCGGCTCCCGGTCCGCGGCCGACCGGATCGGCGTCGCCCCGATCGCCCGGATCGCCGGCCGCGGCGTCTCCGCGATCGAGCCGACCCTGTTCGGCTTCGCCCCGGTCGAGGCGGCCGACCGGGCGCTCGCCCGGGCCGGCATCACCTGGGCCGACGTCACCGCGGTCGAGCTCAACGAGGCGTTCGCGGTGCAGTCGCTGGCCTGCGTCGACGCCTGGGGTGTCGACCCAGAGATCGTCAACGCCAAGGGCGGTGCGATCGCCATCGGTCACCCGCTCGGCGCCTCCGGCGGCCGGATCCTGGGTACGCTCGCCGCCCGCCTGCGCGAGTCCGGCGGCCGCTACGGCGTGGCGGCCATCTGCATCGGCGTCGGCCAGGCCCTCGCCGTCGTCCTGGAGAACGTCGCGTGACCGCCCGGATCGTCGCGACCGCCGCCGAAGCGGTCGCCGGCATCGCGGACGGCTCCACCGTGCTGATCGGCGGGTTCGGGATGGCCGGCATGCCGGTGCACCTGATCGACGCGCTGATCGAGCAGGGCGCCACCGACCTCACCGTGGTCTCCAACAACGCCGGCAACGGCGACACCGGGCTGGCCGCGCTGCTGGCCAAGGGCCGGGTCCGCAAGATGATCTGCTCGTTCCCGCGGCAGTCCGACTCGTGGGTGTTCGACGGGCTCTACCGGGCCGGCAGAATCGAGCTCGAGGTGGTGCCGCAGGGCAACCTCGCCGAGCGGATGCGGGCGGCCGGCGCCGGGATCGGGGCGTTCTACTGCCCGACCGGGGTCGGTACCCCGCTCGCCGAGGGCAAGGAGACCCGGGAGATCGACGGCCGGACCCACGTCCTGGAGTTCCCGATCAAGGGGGATGTCGCGCTGATCGGGGCGTACCGCTCCGACCGGATGGGCAACCTGGTGTACCGCAAGACCGCCCGCAACTTCGGGCCGGTGATGGCGACCGCGGCGACACTGGTCATCGCCCAGGTCCGCGAGGTGGTCGACACCGGGCGGCTCGACCCGGAAGTGATCGTGACCCCGAGCATCTACGTCGACCGGGTGGTGGCGGTATGAGTCTCGACAAGCACGAGATGGCCGCCCTGGTCGCCCGCGACATCGAGCCCGGCTCGTTCGTCAACCTGGGTATCGGGCAGCCCACCCTGGTCGCCGACCACCTGCCCCCCGAGGCGGGCGTGGTGCTGCACACCGAGAACGGGATGCTCAACATGGGCCCGGCCGCCACCGGCGACCGGATCGACCCGGAGCTCACCAACGCCGGCAAGGTACCGGTGACCGAGCTGCCCGGCTCGGCGTATTTCCACCACGCGGACTCGTTCGCGATGATGCGCGGCGGGCACCTCGACGTCTGCGTGCTCGGCGCGTTCCAAGTGTCGGCCCGCGGCGACCTGGCGAACTGGCACACCGGCGAGGCCGACGCGATCCCGGCGGTCGGCGGGGCGATGGATCTCGCGGTCGGGGCGAAAAGCGTCTACGTGATGATGACGCTGTTCGCCAAGGACGCAAGCCCGAAACTGGTGCCCGACTGCACGTACCCGTTGACCGGGCTGGCCTGTGTCGACCGGGTCTACACCGATCTGGCCACCTTCGCGATCACCCCGGCCGGTGTGGTCGTCCGGGAGACCTTCGGGATCACCTTCGACGAGCTGGCCGGTCGGCTGACGATTCCGTTGCTCAGGATGTCCTCATCGGAGTGAGCTCCGGTTACGCTGCTGATCATGCGGCTGGGCGTGAACCTTCCACAGACCGACCGGTACGACCTGGCGCGGGACGTGACCGTGTTCGCCCGGGCCGCGGAGGAGATCGGCTACGACAGCCTGTGGGCGTATGAGCGGATCCTCGCCCCGGTCGACACCAGCGGGCCGCACGGGCTCTACGGGGTGCCCGACCTGCCGTGGCCGCCGAGCTACTCGCACACCACCGACGCACTGGTCACCTTGAGTCTCGCGGCCGCCGTGACCAGCCGGGTCGAGCTCGGCACCAGCGTGCTCGTGCCCGGGTTGCACCTGCCGTTCCGGCTGGCCCGCAGCATCGCCGCGCTCGACACGGCATCCGGCGGACGGGTCATCGCCGGGCTCGGCAGCGGCTGGTCGATCGACGAGTTCGCGGCTACCGCACCCCGGCCGATCGAGGAGCGCGGGGCGGCGCTCGACGAATTCCTCGACATCGCGGCCGCGGTGTGGGGGCCCGACCCGGTGTCGTACGCGACCGACCGGTACCGGCTCGCGCCGAGCCGGGTCAACCCGAAACCGGCGCGGCGGGTGCCGATCTACCTGGCCGGCGGCAACCGGACCGCCCTCAGCCGGATCGCCCGCCGCGGCGACGGGTGGCTGCCCACCGGGGTGCCGCCACAGCAGGTCGGGCGGATCCTGGGTGAACTGCGGGCCGAGGCGGCGGCCGGTGGGCGTGATCCGGAGTCGCTGACCTGCATCTTCCAGCTCGGGGTGCGCGGGCTCGCCGAGGCGCCGGACGAGGGGCGCCAGCCGTACACGGGCAGCCTGCGCCAGATCGTCACGGACATCGCGGCCCTGGAGGAGGCCGGAGTGGATCATGTCTTGGTGACGCTGGCTTCGGTCGCCGGTGACCTCAAGGAACTGATCGCCCTCGCCGAGACCCTGCACCGCGAGGCGCGCGCCGCCGGCCTCTGACCACGCCGGCCCATCCGCCGCGGCTCAGCGGGTTCGCGGTCGCGGTCACGCCGGCGGCGGAGAGGTGTCCGATGACGGCGTTCCCGCTGGCCGATCCGGCGAAGGCGCCGTGGACCGGGACGACGATCGGCTCGGACATGATCGGCTCCTGCGGTAGGCGGTGGGATCGTTCCCGCTTCTCCGGCAGTTTCTCCGGGAGAGCGCCCCGGGCGGACCCGGGAGGATCACTGGTCCCCCCGGGCAGACCCGGGAGGATCACTGGTCCCCCCGGGGGCCTGGCCCGCTTCCGTGGAACGCCTCGGCCTCAGGGGGTGGGGAGCGCCTCCCGGCGGCGGACCGCCCGCCGCAGCGGTTCCAGGCGGGCGCGCAACCCGGCCAGCCCGCCCGGCACGAAGTAGACGGCCAGGATGAACAGGATGCCGAGCACGAACAGCGGCTCACCGAGTGGCCCGGGCAGCCGCCCGCCCAGCCGGGCCAGACGCTGGTCGAGGTACGCGTACAGGATGCCGCCGGCGAGCGCGCCCCATCTCGTCCCCGCTCCGCCGAGCACCGCCATCACGATCAGCGTCAGGGTGAGGTCGCAGGACGCCACGTGTGGCGACGCACCCGCCGTGACCAGGGCGTACACCACCCCGCCCAGGCCCGCCAGTGCACCCGCGACAACGAAGGCGACAAGCTTGACCCGGTACGGGTCGAGCCCGACCACCGCGATCCGGCGCTCGTCGTCGCGCAGCCCGGTCAGCGTCCGTCCCAGCGGTGCCCGATCGATGGCGTGCACCACCAGGACGACCACGATCAGGGACGCCAGCGCCAGCCAGTACAGGTTGACCGTGTTGCTCACCCCGACCAGCCGGTCCGGCAGTCCCGCCGTCCGCATCGGCAGACCCTCCTCGCCGCCGGTCAGCCCACCCGGATCCCGGTTGACCAGGATGTGGCCCACCTCGGCGAAGGCCAGCGTCACCATGGAGAAGGCGATGCCGGAGGTACGCAGCGCCACCGAGCCGAGCAGCCCGGCGAGCACCGCCGCGGCCGCCACGGTCACCGCCGCCGCGCCCCACAGCGACCAGCCGTAGTGGCCGATCAGGATGTCGACGCCGTACGCGCCGGCCGCGATGAAGAGGGCGTGGCCGAACGACAGCAGCCCGGCCCGGCCGAACAGCAGGTCGTAGCCGAGCGCCAGCCCGCCGAAGACCAGGCAGACGGCGAGCAGCTGCAGCGTGCCGGGGGAGTTGAGCGGCCCCTCGAAGAGGCCGGGCAGCGAGATCGCCGAGTACGGCAGTGCCGCGGCGAGCAGTAGCAGGACGAGCGGAACGTATCTCTTCACGCGGCCACCGCCGTCCCGGCGATCCCGGCCGGGCGGATCAGCAACACGATGGCGAGCAGGGCCACCACGCTGACGTCGCCGGCCCCGGCCGCGCCGTAGTAGTTCACGAACTGCTGGAGCAGGCCGACCCCGACCGCGGCGACCGCCGAACCGTTGATCGAGCCGAGGCCGCCGATCACCACCACGATGAACGCGAAGATCAGCAGCGAGGCGCCCTGGCCGGGGGAGACCGCGGTGAAGTACATCCCGCCGAGGATCCCGGCCAGCCCGGCGAGCGCCCCGCCGATCGCGAAGACCAGGGTGAACGCGATGCGCACGTCGATGCCGAGGGCCCGGACCATGGCCCGGTTCTCGACGCCGGCCCGGATGATCAGCCCGTACCGGGTGTACCGGAGGAACATGGTGAGCGCGATCACGACCAGCACGGCCGCGCCGATCAGCAGGAACCGGTCGTTCGGCACGGTCGCGCCGAGCACCCCGGTGACGTGCGCGGCCCACGCCGGGCGGGGGAACACCCGGGCGTCGGCGCCCCACACCGACTGCAACAGCGCCACCCCGGCCAGCGACAGGCCGGCGGTGACCAGCACCTGCTCGGTGTGCCGGGTGTAGAGCGGCCGGATCATCAGCAGCTCGACCAGGGCCCCGGTGGCGGCGGCCACGGCGATGCCGAAGACCACCGCGGCCGGCAGCCCCCAGTGCGGGGCGGCCCACCAGGTGGCGTACGCGCCGGCCGACAGGAACAGGCCGTGCGCGAAGTTCAGGACCCCGGCCAGGCCGAAGACCAGGGACAGACCGGAGGCGATCAGGAAGTACAGGGCCGCGAGACCGAGCCCGGTCAGGGTCAGCAGGACCACGGTGGACATGTCAGCGACTCCCCGCGGTGGTGCCGACGCCCAGCAGCGACTTCGTCGCCGCGGCGTCGCCGAGCAGGTCGGTGGCCGGCCCGCGCCAGGCGACCCGGCCGGCTTCGAGCACCACGGCGTCGCCGGCCAGCCTGCGGACCACGGCGAGGTTCTGTTCGACGAGCAGCACCGGTACGCGTTCGGCCACCCGTGCCAGCACGGTCGCCACCGCGGTGACCACCGCCGGGGCCAGACCCTTGGTGGGTTCGTCGACCAGCAGCAGCCGGTTCGGGTTCAGCAGCACCCGGGCGATCGCCACCATCTGCTGCTGGCCGCCGGAGAGCGTGCCGGCACGCTGCGCGGCCCGCTGTTCCAGCTCCGGGAACAGGTCGTGGACCAGAGGGTAGTCCGGCTCCGGGGTGCGCTCGGCGAGTCGCAGGTTCTCCGCCACGGTCAGCCCGGCGAAGACACAGCGGTCCTCCGGGATGTAGCCGAGCCCGTCCCGGACCAGCCGGTGGGTGGCCCGGCCCAGGATCGGCTTGCCGTCGACCGCGACCGCACCCTCGGCCGGCACCTCGCCCAGGATCGCGCGCAGCGTGGTGGTCTTGCCCACCCCGTTGCGCCCGAGCAGGGCGGTCACCCCGGTCGGCGCCACGTCGAAGGTGACGCCCTGCAGGATGTGCGAGCCGCCGAGGCGTACCGACAGGTCGGCGACCCGCAGGATCGGCGTGCTCACCGGCCCTCCCCGAGATATGCCCGCTGGACGAACGGGTCGGCCATCACCGCGGCCGGGGTGTCGCAGGCCAGCAGCGCGCCGTGGTGCAGCACGGCCACCCGGTCCGCCAGGTCGAGCACCACGTCCATGTGGTGTTCCACCATGAGCACGCTGCGGCCGGTGCCGGCGGTCAGCCCGCGGATCACCTCGACCAGGGTCGGTACGTCCTCGGTGC
Protein-coding regions in this window:
- a CDS encoding ABC transporter ATP-binding protein, whose amino-acid sequence is MSTPILRVADLSVRLGGSHILQGVTFDVAPTGVTALLGRNGVGKTTTLRAILGEVPAEGAVAVDGKPILGRATHRLVRDGLGYIPEDRCVFAGLTVAENLRLAERTPEPDYPLVHDLFPELEQRAAQRAGTLSGGQQQMVAIARVLLNPNRLLLVDEPTKGLAPAVVTAVATVLARVAERVPVLLVEQNLAVVRRLAGDAVVLEAGRVAWRGPATDLLGDAAATKSLLGVGTTAGSR
- a CDS encoding branched-chain amino acid ABC transporter permease, with translation MKRYVPLVLLLLAAALPYSAISLPGLFEGPLNSPGTLQLLAVCLVFGGLALGYDLLFGRAGLLSFGHALFIAAGAYGVDILIGHYGWSLWGAAAVTVAAAAVLAGLLGSVALRTSGIAFSMVTLAFAEVGHILVNRDPGGLTGGEEGLPMRTAGLPDRLVGVSNTVNLYWLALASLIVVVLVVHAIDRAPLGRTLTGLRDDERRIAVVGLDPYRVKLVAFVVAGALAGLGGVVYALVTAGASPHVASCDLTLTLIVMAVLGGAGTRWGALAGGILYAYLDQRLARLGGRLPGPLGEPLFVLGILFILAVYFVPGGLAGLRARLEPLRRAVRRREALPTP
- a CDS encoding 3-oxoacid CoA-transferase subunit B; translated protein: MSLDKHEMAALVARDIEPGSFVNLGIGQPTLVADHLPPEAGVVLHTENGMLNMGPAATGDRIDPELTNAGKVPVTELPGSAYFHHADSFAMMRGGHLDVCVLGAFQVSARGDLANWHTGEADAIPAVGGAMDLAVGAKSVYVMMTLFAKDASPKLVPDCTYPLTGLACVDRVYTDLATFAITPAGVVVRETFGITFDELAGRLTIPLLRMSSSE
- a CDS encoding TIGR03619 family F420-dependent LLM class oxidoreductase, which translates into the protein MRLGVNLPQTDRYDLARDVTVFARAAEEIGYDSLWAYERILAPVDTSGPHGLYGVPDLPWPPSYSHTTDALVTLSLAAAVTSRVELGTSVLVPGLHLPFRLARSIAALDTASGGRVIAGLGSGWSIDEFAATAPRPIEERGAALDEFLDIAAAVWGPDPVSYATDRYRLAPSRVNPKPARRVPIYLAGGNRTALSRIARRGDGWLPTGVPPQQVGRILGELRAEAAAGGRDPESLTCIFQLGVRGLAEAPDEGRQPYTGSLRQIVTDIAALEEAGVDHVLVTLASVAGDLKELIALAETLHREARAAGL
- a CDS encoding LysR substrate-binding domain-containing protein — encoded protein: MELRHLRSFAALAEERHFGRAAERLHIAQPALSQQVKQLEREFGVELVSRTTRRVELTEAGLRFAEHARTVLGSVDRAATDMAMVASGQAGRVSVGFIGTATYELLPLAAREVRRLLPEVRLELHGELLSPALLDGLLDGTYDLIVLRPDSLTTPRTETRPDNPTTPRTESPGADIRVLRTERLVAVLPDWHDLADQPRIHLSDLAPDPFVMHFSGHRSSMHEHVLTACAAAGFRPSSIMEVGETATLVVFVAAGLGVALVPEAVRSLALEGVVYLPLDQAPTIDLALATRSGETSPAVRQVAEIVTRCTGIGWR
- a CDS encoding branched-chain amino acid ABC transporter permease; the protein is MSTVVLLTLTGLGLAALYFLIASGLSLVFGLAGVLNFAHGLFLSAGAYATWWAAPHWGLPAAVVFGIAVAAATGALVELLMIRPLYTRHTEQVLVTAGLSLAGVALLQSVWGADARVFPRPAWAAHVTGVLGATVPNDRFLLIGAAVLVVIALTMFLRYTRYGLIIRAGVENRAMVRALGIDVRIAFTLVFAIGGALAGLAGILGGMYFTAVSPGQGASLLIFAFIVVVIGGLGSINGSAVAAVGVGLLQQFVNYYGAAGAGDVSVVALLAIVLLIRPAGIAGTAVAA
- a CDS encoding 3-oxoacid CoA-transferase subunit A, which produces MTARIVATAAEAVAGIADGSTVLIGGFGMAGMPVHLIDALIEQGATDLTVVSNNAGNGDTGLAALLAKGRVRKMICSFPRQSDSWVFDGLYRAGRIELEVVPQGNLAERMRAAGAGIGAFYCPTGVGTPLAEGKETREIDGRTHVLEFPIKGDVALIGAYRSDRMGNLVYRKTARNFGPVMATAATLVIAQVREVVDTGRLDPEVIVTPSIYVDRVVAV
- a CDS encoding dioxygenase, producing the protein MDAEQELTDRVVASFADTPDPRLREVMRSLTRHLHAFVRDVRLTEDEWRAAIAFRTAATSVIARGAGSASTSCWLRPPTLRFDDREA
- a CDS encoding thiolase family protein; the protein is MNSAYLYAAARTPFGRFGGALADARPDDLAAAALSGVLAKAPGLDPAGIGDVVWGCANQAGEDNRNVGRMAVLLAGLPVSVPATTVNRLCGSSLDAAIIASRTIESGDADVVVAGGAESMTRAPWVLPKPSRAFPAGNVTAVSTTLGWRLINERMPQEWTISLGECNEQLGDKFGISRERQDEFAARSHRLADAAWAAGFYDDLVVPHPALTRDEGIRPGSSAATLAGLKPSFRPDGTITAGNASPLNDGASAVLLGSRSAADRIGVAPIARIAGRGVSAIEPTLFGFAPVEAADRALARAGITWADVTAVELNEAFAVQSLACVDAWGVDPEIVNAKGGAIAIGHPLGASGGRILGTLAARLRESGGRYGVAAICIGVGQALAVVLENVA
- a CDS encoding ABC-F family ATP-binding cassette domain-containing protein; translation: MSLTCTNLSFSWPDDTPVFDDLTLAVPPGRTGLVAANGSGKSTLLRLISGELRPTGGSVVVDGVLGYLPQHLPFAAERSVAEVLGVDRILAALHAIEAGDAAEEHFTTVGTDWDIEERTRAELDRLGLGGIGLGRRLATLSGGQVVSLGLAAQLLKRPDVLLLDEPTNNLDGPARDRLTAVLRGWSGTLLVVSHDRALLDGMDRIAALDHGEIRWYGGDFTAYSAAVRSEREVAERQVRTAEQDLKRQKREMQQARERAARRASTAARTLGDAGLARIVAGGLKRDAQVSAAKANETHANRVGDARARLDQASRAAKQDDRIVVELPDTTVPAGRTVFHGENLQVAYDGVPVFAAPGVDLDIRGPERIALIGPNGAGKSTLMRVLTGDQRPDAGELTRADGRVAYLSQRLDLLDQDRTVAENLAAWAPALPDADRMNLLARFLFRGARAHLPVRALSGGERLRATLACVLFAEPAPQLLLLDEPTNNLDLDSVGQLEAALSAYRGAFVVVSHDERFLDEIGITRRLRLDGGRLAEL